In the Ursus arctos isolate Adak ecotype North America unplaced genomic scaffold, UrsArc2.0 scaffold_19, whole genome shotgun sequence genome, one interval contains:
- the NAT14 gene encoding probable N-acetyltransferase 14, whose translation MAPGHLSVREMREDEKPLVLEMLKAGVKDTENRVALHALTRPPALLLLAAASSGLRFVLASFALALLLPVFLAVAAMKLGLRARWGSLPPPGGLGGPWVAVRSSGDVCGVLALAPGSSAGDGARVTRLSVSRWHRRRGVGRRLLAFAESRARAWAGGMGEPRARLVVPVAVAAWGVAGMLEGCGYQAEGSWGCMGYTLVREFSKDL comes from the exons ATGGCCCCCGGCCACCTGTCCGTGCGGGAGATGAGGGAAGATGAGAAACCCCTGGTGCTGGAGATGCTGAAG GCTGGTGTGAAGGACACAGAGAACCGTGTGGCCCTCCACGCCCTGACACGGCCACCAGCTCTGCTCCTCCTGGCTGCGGCCAGCAGCGGCCTGCGCTTCGTCCTGGCCTCCTTTGCCCTGGCCCTCCTCCTGCCCGTGTTCCTGGCTGTGGCAGCCATGAAGCTGGGCCTGCGGGCCCGATGGGGCTCACTGCCTCCTCCAGGCGGcctggggggcccctgggtggcagtGCGCAGCTCGGGTGATGTGTGTGGGGtcctggccctggccccaggCTCCAGTGCTGGGGACGGGGCCCGGGTCACCCGCCTGTCTGTCTCTCGATGGCACCGCCGCCGAGGTGTGGGCAGGCGGTTGCTGGCCTTTGCTGAATCCCGGGCGCGAGCCTGGGCGGGAGGCATGGGGGAGCCCCGGGCCCGGCTTGTGGTCCCAGTGGCTGTGGCAGCATGGGGCGTGGCAGGGATGCTGGAGGGGTGCGGCTACCAGGCTGAGGGGAGCTGGGGCTGCATGGGCTACACACTTGTGAGGGAATTCAGCAAGGACCTGTGA